tatttatttcataaaaatcggtAATACGATAATTTTGGCATATTTCTTTATATAACGATTTTGTTAGATATAATTTTTGTTTAGATTGAACTCACTTTTGTTTAATATCTGTATGTGTCTGTGCGAGATTGTAGACTATTTGAAATGCTTTTtctcatattatttttttagcactgatgattttattttacaaaaggtCTTTGTACACTTTTTTGAAATATAAGACCATTGTACCTCGGATTCTAATCTATAAATGTGCGTGATTTGCGTGAAAACTTTTGTCCATAAGAAATTATCCCTAGCCCATTCCCCCTTTTCCCTGTGTCTATAAAGGGTCTATAATTCCTTATGTgtgtgtgtgggttttttttttatctgagtgtTATTTTGATTCAGCAGACCTTTTTTGGATGAACATTTGAAGGAATATTTTAACTGCTAAGACGGAAAAGTGTGCATTCATATAAATGACGCCACTGTGCAGAAACGTTTAAATGACGCCCTTGGACATAATGGCTAGACATAGGGAATGCTTTCCGAAAAAAATGTAAGGTCATGATGTTTATGAAAACACCTGACTCATTAAGTCATTTGTATGAACTTAACGTTTGTATCTTTTAAGTATgctaattttgaattataaagGGACATTTTCTATTTCTATTACATATTTCAACAAAGGAAAGGAAAAAATAAACGTTCGGACATATTGGCTAGACATGCGATATATTTAAATTATGCTTCATGAAAAaggtttttttacatttgaaactttgaaaatacTTATCGTTTTAAGAACTTTCTATTGGATATAGGCCTatagttttaatattatttgatAATATTATAGTGATAATTATAAAATTCGAAATTTTATTAAGATTCCGCATAAcacataaacaatgataaagACAGGTTCCTCTGCTGAATTTTTCGTTGAGGTCTTCCTTCAAATTTCACCAAACGCCAAAAAACGGCTATGACGTTAGAATATAAATCTAGTAGGAAGTTGGTGAACTAAATTATGcagattctatgtgcaaaattACAACGGTGCtttgaaaaatgtattttatttaatctaGAATGTTACACCGGACATGCAATTATTAACGTAAAAGTAAGATTTGTGtgatcaataaaataaatgtatggtgcaaaaattaaaagaattaactTAAAATAAGAAAGACATGTCAAGGCCTTTCTGTAGATatatgcatgttcacttggtGAATATATTTTGTATAGGCGAATGGTTGCTGGTATAAAATCATATAATATCGTTGTTTAATCCGAACGcattaccgtgcgtaacgtcttaGTTCAATgccaataacaacttataaaaaaagacGAAATTAGGCGTTATGATAAGATCTTATACAGTAAAAAATAGGTGTATATATCAGTCTAACGGTCACTTGATCAGTTTTGCTTTGGAAATATATAGCCTTCTCATTTATAGTTGATTACAGTGtttatgtttttctattgttGAAGCCCATGTGATAAACTATAGATGTTTTTGTCTTACTTTCTTTGAACTGTTTAACAAGCAAAATGTCAGTCAGCTTACAAgcacaaaagttatatatatggTTCATGAGTATTACATCAATATATCAGTAGCGGGTTTTCCCAAGCACTTCAAAATGTTATCAAGAAATTAGGGAAGCAGTGTTAAAATCACAAAGGCGGTAAGTTTTATAGACACTGAGTTGAAGTGATTGACAAAAATTCTACCACTTATCATTGTTCCACTTATCTAATACGCAAACGTGaaaaacaaaggcaacagtagtataccgctgttcgaaatacataaatcgattgagaaaaaaaaacaaatccgggttacaaactaacacCGAgggaaaacataaaatataagaggagaactaagacacaacagaaacacaacattgaaatgtaacacacacagaaacaaactataatattacaatggccattttcctgacttggtccaggtcattttgataaaaaaaaatgtgggttgAACCCGGtcttgtggcatgccaaaccttgaTTTTCGATTATGAAAACAGTTGAAATTATTCTATTATGTTTTTTAGAAAGATCAGCGGGATGTTTTATTAAAGAAAAGACTATTATTAGTGATTTCTCATGTtataaaattatactttatttGTCGTTTTTAAGAAAAAGCCAAATATGCTAGACGAAATATATAACTCTTGTAATgcgtatgtataaaaaaaacgcTGGACAATCGAATCGTAGATCAATATGTCAAAAAACATCCACAAAACACCACACAGGAAATTAGATATTGCGCAATACGCATTCCAACATTTTAAAGGACTTCAAGTGCATATAATATATCGGACTTCCTACTCCACTATTTGTTGTTATTTCGCCTCATTGAAGAAAAGTTTTGTgaaagatatttatatatttctagttatatgtttgaccagaTTCTAAAGAACATTCGGGAaattattgttgtcttttttctaaGTAATATTAGTTaatcccagttgatacgatattccagtgcttgtatttcctatatgATTTCCTATAAAGAGGGACGCTGCTAGCAAGGAAGCTATCAATTCAAGAGTTctaagtggtgaagttgaaatgaTCCCTTCGTTATTCGTGCGGACGTTACAACGATTTGGTTAACCGTCATAGAATATCTATTCACAggtgacgacggatatgttccaaatgTCATAACTAAAATCACATCCCCGTTTTAACcgaatgtgaccaaccgaattagacttattaccgtTAAGCAAGATATGCTttccctttcggagcacctgagatcagccccagtttttggtggggttcatgttgattagtttttagttttctatgttgtgtttatagatataggaagatgtggtgtgagttccaatgagacaactctacatccaaataacaatttataaaagtaaaccattataggtcaatgtacggccttcagcacggagccttcgcttacaccgaacaacaagctataaagggccccaaaattactagtgtaaaaccatttaaacgggaaaaccaacggtataatctacataaaaaacgagaaacgagaaacacgtataaattacataaacaaacgacaactactgtacatcagatttctgacttgggacaggggcaaacatttgcagcggaattaaacgttttaatggtaccaaaccttctccctttttctgaaacaatagcataacatcacaacatagaaaagcacacgataaaatatacatttatgacTATTGACATGTTGTACCTGTTGTACCCAACACGAATTTTTTTTAAGGCCGCCTTTCATTAATTAAATTATTATGCAATAAACATCATAAGTACTTTCCACTTATTGATATCGTATTCTTAAGAGGTGATATACGTGAGTTCAGTGCAACATGGTGGCCAATCATatgaaagatagaaatagaacGTCACTGCCTTGATGCAACATATAACGTTGGTTCTTTACAAATGTTGAAGTAATCTCTCGTTAATGTTCATTCTATGACAATTATCTTCAAGTTGAATTTGGTGAAATGAAAACGtggttagttgttatattttcttttctttcattctACGATAATGAATTTGTGTTTGTTCGTTGTTCGAAGAATGATGGATGTAAGCGAACAGAAATCGTAGACTTCAAAGCGGAATTCGAAGTTATGAAAGGAAATAGCCATACTCTTCTAAAAAGAGTAATTATTGATGAAATAGAAACCTCTGtcttgaaaaatcaaaataatgaacttGAAAACACAATGAGACTTTGCTCATGCAAAATTGAAGAATTAAACGATATCATTATACAGAATCAACTCGAACTTAATGAAACAAGAAGTGAATTGTCAGAAACTAAGAAGTCATTTACGGATTCGTTGGCGAAAACTAAGAAGTCATTTACGGATTCGTTGTCGAAAACTAAGAAGTCATTTACGGATTCGTTGGCGTTATTTTATCAACAAATGCAAACACTTAAATCAGGTTCGTATATTTATGATCAGATAGATTGGGAGGGGATTTTGATGGTTTAAAAACGTAGGTTAAATATTTTATCACATGGTTATAATTTGAAACAATGTGAAAATGATAGAAAAAAGTAAAGTAacacaaataccgaactccaaagaaAGTCATTTaccaaatggcaaaaacaaatgctcaaacacatcaaacgaatgagaaccaactgtcatattcctgactttcttatgtaaaaaatggtaaatatatacatgttattcTAACCCATAGGAGTAACTCATCAAAGTTATATCAGAAATGTCattttcatttatgaataaagaGTCCTATTTCAAGCTAGATGTAGTAACAGCGGGCTTCACAACAACCCGTTGTTGTATGATAAATTTACCCCATACAGAGAGTGACATGGAGAtcattttaagatattttgtttaaGGTTTCGATGGGTTATTTTTTACGAGGAGGGGTCAAGGAATCGTTGCTTTGAAAAGTTGAAGCATTATCTTTcccaacatttcttttttatgctAGATTGTTTGTTTCAACTTATTTGTGTTACATCATTATTGAAACTTTACATCTAGATAtaaataatagatatacatacagAGTTGTTATTCTGCCAATTAGCAAACTGGTTTTGAATACAGTATATTTGACAAGATATCACAATACTTTTTCTTTTTGGGgtcaatttggcattaaaattagaaagatcatatcatagggaacatgtgttctacatttcaagttgattggacttcaaatttatcaaaaactaacttgaccaaaaactttaatctgaagcggaagagacagacggacggacgaacggacgcacagaccggaAAAAAATGATGCCATAAATGGAACATAAAATGAACTTGCATTGTTGAATTAAGCATGAACTAAAAAACGTCTTTACATAATGGATCGAAACAGGTACAGGTTCaatgcaaatatttaattttacactTTACATTATCGCTAGGTTATACGATCGTCAAAATTAATCATATTATATCtattttgtttggttattttaGATTTgatgaatcaaaataaaaaagtattcatAGGATTTTCTGCATTTATGTCCGAACATTCTGTGAAAGCTCATAGTAAATCTTTGAGAAAAGGGGATACGCTAATTTTTACCAAAACAGAAACAAACTCATATCAAGTCTATAAAACGGCAACGGGTGTCTTCACAGCACCATCTAGCGGAACATATGCCTTTACCTGGACACTTTGTGTAGATTCTAGAATAAAAGACGGTGGTTATGGAGAATTTGGAACAGAGCTGGTTGTTGATGGACAGATTTGTGGAACATTACATGCAGACACGGAATCATATTCCGATGACGCCTGTTCAACTGGGTTTATAATCAAATATGTCAGAAAAACCGGAGAAGTTTATTTGAGAAATAATGATGACCATCAAGGTTATATTCTAAGCAAGGATTCTCAAACAAGGACAACATTTTCAGGATGGAAACTAGACTAATTAATTGTATATCTGGATTAACAAATCTTACATATTCATTAATGCAATACTAAACTGCTAAAAGTTACACATATGTCGCGCTCCTTGCAATATCCAACAACTGAAATCTATACATATTAACAGTGTTTTTCATTATTAAAACATGCATATTTTCTGAACACAACTTTTATTATGAGTTTTTATAGATTTTAAGATTACATGGTTAT
The window above is part of the Mytilus edulis chromosome 6, xbMytEdul2.2, whole genome shotgun sequence genome. Proteins encoded here:
- the LOC139528837 gene encoding uncharacterized protein, which encodes MKTWLVVIFSFLSFYDNEFVFVRCSKNDGCKRTEIVDFKAEFEVMKGNSHTLLKRVIIDEIETSVLKNQNNELENTMRLCSCKIEELNDIIIQNQLELNETRSELSETKKSFTDSLAKTKKSFTDSLSKTKKSFTDSLALFYQQMQTLKSDLMNQNKKVFIGFSAFMSEHSVKAHSKSLRKGDTLIFTKTETNSYQVYKTATGVFTAPSSGTYAFTWTLCVDSRIKDGGYGEFGTELVVDGQICGTLHADTESYSDDACSTGFIIKYVRKTGEVYLRNNDDHQGYILSKDSQTRTTFSGWKLD